The Anopheles gambiae chromosome 2, idAnoGambNW_F1_1, whole genome shotgun sequence genomic sequence TGTTCGTCATCGTAGTATGGCTGCAGCTCTACGAAAGAAAACAGGAAGCATTGGTTGGTCAGAGGGGCTGCTGCGCCTTTGCAACGGCTGCTTAAAACGTGCACTTACTTTTCGTGGACGCACGGAACAGTTCCGtttcttcgtcgtcgtcgaacAGCTTGCGGTTCGGTTCGCCCTTCTGCGGCAGCAGCGAGAAGTTGTAGTAGTAGCGCGAGTCGCGCCGGCGCGCCTGAATGTACATGAAGCACATGATGCCGGCAACGATGATGCCGACCGAGACGCACCCAGCCAGTATGACGAATACGAGCCGCGGCAGGCCGAGCACGCGCTCGTCGCGCGTCAGATGGAACACGATGCCGGTCGCACCGCCCAGCGGACCTTGGCGAATGGTTCTGGGGAAGGGAGAGAATATGGTATACGAAGTTACAGTACGGAAGATTCATTTTCTCCTACAATTTTTCCCTTTTAACTTACTTTTCGCCTGCCTCATACCCGTGCGGTTCCGCGTGCACCACAATGTCCTTCGTGCCGGACAGTGACTCAAACTGGAACTTGCCCAACGGTCCCGTGCGCCCGTTGGCCAGCACCTGCTGGCTATGCGCATCGGTTACGTACACTTTCGCATCGGGCAGCGGATGATTGCCATCGTCCAGTACGATTCCTGTAGCGACGAATCAAGGTAGGCAGTGAAACAAATCAATCACCTTCACCACGCTCTCACCACCCCGTAACTCACCACTCACAACAGCATTCACCTCGACGCCACCGTCCTGCGGGAACACTTTCATCGTTTTGCTCGGTTCGAGCACACCAAAGTCGTGGTGCTTTTCCGGCACCGCCACCGCTTGCGGCACCAGCAGCGGTACGGGCGGTGCGACAATGCTTTCCCGCGGCCGGGCTGCCACCTCCATCACGACGTCGCCCAGATCCAGTATCTGATCGTCGGCCAGCGTGATCGGCACGATGCGCGAGGTGTAGTTGTAGCAGCTGATTTCGATCTCCATCGAGCCGGACGGCAGCACGATGCGGAAGTGGGCCAGGTTGGGCGTTACCTTGTAGATCAGATTGTTGCCGCGCACGCGCAgtatcgctttgcgcagcggtgCACCCTGAGCGTCCTTCACGTACCCGCGAATGCCCGTATCGATCAGGCGCAGGAAGTTGATCATCCGCTCCAGATTCTGGCGCCAGACGCTGGCGATCGCCGGCTCGGATGGCATCTTGCAGCAGCCGAGCTGCATCGTGAACAGCGGCACCTCGTACAGCTTGTGGATGGCGTTCGTGACGCGCTGGGTCGCCTCGACCTGGTGCAGCTGCCCCGCATCGACCGTACACTTGTCCGTGCTGGCGGCCTGCCGGTACTTGTGGCCCTTGATTTTCTCCGCAAAGCGCGAATAGATCGCCACCTTATCGTCCGTGTTGGGGAAgctaaaagagagagagagaggggtgaACAATTGGAGTGTAAAGCGACAATCACATGATAAAGTGTCGTCGTCGCTTTCACTTACAACACATCGTGCCCGCCGGCCGCAAACGTAAGGGCCAGATCGTACTCGTCCTCCTTCAGCATGCGCAGGAACATGTCCTTCTGGTGGTCCGTTTCCGCATTCAGCAGCTTGTCCGCCAGCTCGTCCGTATGCAGCGTCGGATTACACACGGAAGCGTTGGCCCGGAACTGGGCCATTACTTCCTCGAAATCGTTCTTCACCGGCACAAAGTGTAGGACGGCATTTTCGAGCAGCTTAATGAGCAGCGGTTCTTTGATTAAGTAGCCCGCCAGAACGTGCCGGGCCAGGTTCATCACCATCTCGCGCCCGATCGCCGCCGTTTGAAAGAGGGACGATATGATCAGGATGTGCAGCTTTGTCTCCTCCGGTGTTCCGATCTGCCGGGAGAGAGGAATACAGTTACTGAAATGTTTATCTTTTCATCCACTTTTTCGCCCCAGCTACAACTTACACTATCGGTCACCTTCACCGACGGGTACGCCATCGACACCTCATTGCCGCTTAACTCCAGCGAGACCGTTTTGTAGTCCTTGTTCTCGAACTCGGCCATGGTCGATTTCAGCTCGGCGTCCGAATGGTACCGCGTTTTGATCACGTTTTCCAGCGTCCGGTAGTCGTACGCCGACGACCAGTGCTGCGGATCGTCCCGCATCAGCTGAAAATCGACGATCACTGCTCGGTCCGCTTCCGGCGGGATGCGCACCTGCAGCGTCTGCGGTTCGTAGCCCTCCGCCTCGGCCGTAACGTTGTACAGGCCGGGCAGTAGCAGCCGGTAGAAATCACCGTTTGCCGTCGTGTAGGTCACATGCTCGATCTGGTTCACCTGCACGCTGGCCCGCGCAATCGGATGGCCGATCGTGCTGCGCACGTACCCGGTGATGCCGTGCTGCGCCTGCTCCACGTACTGCAGCAAAGCCTCGCGGTTTTGCTTCCAAAACTCGGGCAGCTGCGCGGCGGGAGGGAACTTGTCGCAGCCGACCTCGAGCGTGAGCTCGTACGCACCGCCAACCACGTACGACCAGTCCTGCATGCCGCCCGTCACGCTGTACCAGGCGGCCCCGTTCGTGATGCCGTCGGGGAAGTTTTCCCGCAGAAAACTCGGGCACGGCCGTCCCAGGTGCATCGTAGTGTGTGACTGCAATGGGAACACGAAAATTCAATACACTTGCAAGCAAAACACAGCCGCCACGCGCGCCACACTCACGTTTGCGTACACGTGTGCCAGATACTGGAACAGTTCGTTCTCTTCCGTCGGGTTTTTCACCGTCCGCGGATCGCCGTACCCGCTCGAGTACGCAAAGTCCTTCGGCGAATCGTCGAACGGGTAGTTCGCGACCAGCGCCCCGCCGTGCAGGTTCGCCGACAGTACGAACGGTGTCGCGAGCGACCAGTTCATGACGGCGAGCGTTTCCGGCTCCTGGTGCGCGTTGTACTGGTTGCGCCCGAACTGGTCCGGAAAGTTGCGGTTCAGATCGACGTTGTTCGCGTTCGAGCGGCCGCGCAAGCTCTCCTTGTCGCTGATGTCGGCCAGCTCGTACCCGTCCGGGTTCATGCTGAACAGCAGATGGAGCCGGGTGCGGTTCAGCAGCCGCGTGATGCGCTGCGTGCGATTATAGTTTTCGCACAGATACGTCGCAAACAGGAGCAGCAGCTCCCGGCCGACCACCTCGTTGCCGTGCATGTTGGCAATGTACTTCACCTCCGGCTTGCCGGGCGCGTGCTGTCCCGGCTGCTCGGTCACTTCCATCACCCAGAGGTCGCGCCCCTGCACCGATTTGCCGATCGTGTACAGATGCGTGATGGACGGGTAGTTGCTGGCAAGGTCTTGTATGTAGCTGTAAAGAGAAGAAGGATGCACAACATATTttaatagcaaaaaagaaggagaaaaggGCATAcatgtttgctttatttagGACTCGCTCACTTACCTAACCATGGAGGTGTAGTTGTGATGCACAAATGCGGGCGTCTTGGCAAACCCGTACTCGTCGAAGGTTTCACGCACTACGCGCACCTGTTCGGCCTTGGACGGAGCTGCAAAGTGGGGGGACACATTAGGAATTAAAATGGTATGTTGTTGGCTGCGTTTAGGCGTGTTTAAAATTAACGTTCCTGTTAGCTGTTTAGTATTTGCttaaaatatattataatATTTACATGAAGCATTAGTTAGTGTTGCAGTTTTTGGTACATGTTGTTGTgttagtttttgttgctgttgttgtgttagtttttgttgctgttgttgttgcacccAGCAATGGATCAGCCTTTCGTTTTAGAAAAGAATCCAAATTGAAGAACCTAAATTGTGAGATATCACTTCGAATCTGCAGTCACAGGACGAatcacagacaaacaaacacaaacagacagTTGCATAAACTTCAATATGAATACATGCTACAGTATATAtgcatatatatatagtaCACTAATTCGCGAATTACATTTTCACCGTGATCATTAAAGTTCAAATTGTGCCATTGGTACGTACTTGGTATCTCTTTATTGTTATCTCATTTCTCCTCGCACGGTTCTTCTAATGTTTTTTGTACACCCAACAGTGAAAAATTTCATTGTAAAGTGTGGGAAGAGTTGTCGTAACGGTACAATATTTTGGTTCCATCTATTTGTTATAtatttgtgtctgtgtgtgtgtgaggttgCGTGCAGAGTGTTAAATGGGGCATTTTACAacacgtgtgtttgtttttaaatttataatgCCACTAAGAGGAGGAGATTATAGCGAAGTATTCTAAA encodes the following:
- the LOC1273549 gene encoding carboxypeptidase D, with the protein product MGKVKLSLLVAAVVAVNCCCLSAYGYTVQNVNRATDGSHDLDESFLQQPHYRSNNELLDLLAHLQKDYPELAKVHTIGQSREGVPLSVLEIRPNVNRPRPLLMPMFKYVGNMHGDETVGRELLLYLAQYLLSNYGRDPEVSALVNETAIYLMPTMNPDGYERSKEGVCESPPDYVGRYNAANVDLNRDFPDRFDDERTRHQRMRNRQPETVAVMNWILNNPFVLSANLHGGAVVASYPYDNSIHHHDCCEESRTPDNKFFRYAALTYAENHPVMRQGRDCNETFPSGITNGAYWYELSGGMQDFNYVYSNCFEVTLELSCCKFPFARELPREWNKNKRSLLEYMKLVHVGVKGLVTDSAGYPIKDADVIVSGIDRNMRTSERGEYWRLLTPGQYNVRVEAVGYYPSEPVTVQVKVDQPLQVNFSLKSYDTQEAPSKAEQVRVVRETFDEYGFAKTPAFVHHNYTSMVSYIQDLASNYPSITHLYTIGKSVQGRDLWVMEVTEQPGQHAPGKPEVKYIANMHGNEVVGRELLLLFATYLCENYNRTQRITRLLNRTRLHLLFSMNPDGYELADISDKESLRGRSNANNVDLNRNFPDQFGRNQYNAHQEPETLAVMNWSLATPFVLSANLHGGALVANYPFDDSPKDFAYSSGYGDPRTVKNPTEENELFQYLAHVYANSHTTMHLGRPCPSFLRENFPDGITNGAAWYSVTGGMQDWSYVVGGAYELTLEVGCDKFPPAAQLPEFWKQNREALLQYVEQAQHGITGYVRSTIGHPIARASVQVNQIEHVTYTTANGDFYRLLLPGLYNVTAEAEGYEPQTLQVRIPPEADRAVIVDFQLMRDDPQHWSSAYDYRTLENVIKTRYHSDAELKSTMAEFENKDYKTVSLELSGNEVSMAYPSVKVTDSIGTPEETKLHILIISSLFQTAAIGREMVMNLARHVLAGYLIKEPLLIKLLENAVLHFVPVKNDFEEVMAQFRANASVCNPTLHTDELADKLLNAETDHQKDMFLRMLKEDEYDLALTFAAGGHDVFFPNTDDKVAIYSRFAEKIKGHKYRQAASTDKCTVDAGQLHQVEATQRVTNAIHKLYEVPLFTMQLGCCKMPSEPAIASVWRQNLERMINFLRLIDTGIRGYVKDAQGAPLRKAILRVRGNNLIYKVTPNLAHFRIVLPSGSMEIEISCYNYTSRIVPITLADDQILDLGDVVMEVAARPRESIVAPPVPLLVPQAVAVPEKHHDFGVLEPSKTMKVFPQDGGVEVNAVVSGIVLDDGNHPLPDAKVYVTDAHSQQVLANGRTGPLGKFQFESLSGTKDIVVHAEPHGYEAGEKTIRQGPLGGATGIVFHLTRDERVLGLPRLVFVILAGCVSVGIIVAGIMCFMYIQARRRDSRYYYNFSLLPQKGEPNRKLFDDDEETELFRASTKKLQPYYDDEQDPITDTDDDSEEEIVMLNPSFRNTISQS